One Halostella salina genomic region harbors:
- a CDS encoding DUF5611 family protein translates to MKEYKMRRGEYLDERVPDMESTVEDYFGEITGTEEYEGDDLYVVGDPDNPVFDRIVVGASTYGSKKDKLAVHFEERDAEDVIAEGNAEAAADAVDAKNDFLLEATGRDAKSRRESMKRAVEDDPDHDVDA, encoded by the coding sequence ATGAAGGAGTACAAGATGCGTCGCGGCGAGTATCTCGACGAACGGGTGCCGGACATGGAGTCGACCGTCGAGGACTACTTCGGCGAGATCACCGGCACCGAGGAGTACGAGGGCGACGACCTCTACGTCGTCGGCGACCCGGACAACCCCGTCTTCGACCGGATCGTCGTCGGCGCGTCGACGTACGGCAGCAAGAAGGACAAGCTCGCCGTCCACTTCGAGGAGCGCGACGCCGAGGACGTGATCGCCGAGGGCAACGCCGAGGCCGCGGCCGACGCCGTCGACGCGAAAAACGACTTCCTGCTCGAAGCGACGGGCCGGGACGCCAAGTCCCGCCGCGAGTCGATGAAGCGCGCGGTCGAGGACGACCCCGACCACGACGTGGACGCCTGA
- a CDS encoding cell division protein SepF, with translation MGLMSKILGSNDSRSTGDYVELDPADFDAGANEAAMSVHIAEISGKEDVMDIKDAVYDGDLVIADITRLRTEDPTAEHIIDELRQVAEEVGGDIVQKGDDGIIVTPTGVQISREKLGVR, from the coding sequence ATGGGACTGATGAGCAAGATCCTCGGGAGCAACGACAGCCGCTCGACCGGGGACTACGTCGAACTCGACCCCGCCGACTTCGACGCGGGCGCGAACGAGGCGGCGATGTCGGTACACATCGCCGAAATTTCGGGGAAGGAGGACGTGATGGACATCAAAGACGCCGTCTACGACGGCGACCTGGTCATCGCCGACATCACGCGGCTCCGGACCGAGGACCCGACCGCCGAGCACATCATCGACGAACTCCGGCAGGTCGCCGAGGAGGTCGGCGGCGACATCGTCCAGAAGGGCGACGACGGGATCATCGTCACGCCGACCGGCGTGCAGATCAGCCGTGAGAAACTGGGCGTCCGGTAG
- a CDS encoding DUF1028 domain-containing protein produces the protein MTFSICVRERYTDDEGEERTRFGVAVTTRLPGVGTLCPFASEHGAVATQSLVNVDLGRKGIEYLDDGLAVDDALQSLLNADDGAPQRQLHGVGADGTFAFSGEECNGWFGHVEGDGYTVAGNLLTGEKVVDATAAAYEASAPGDGENADAPLAERLIDALAAGHAEGGDKREELHVQSAALLVESTEDPPVDPYYNDLRVDATETPVADLRETYEHAVEGYEMAMERYEDAYDEDSMDEAE, from the coding sequence ATGACGTTCAGCATCTGCGTCCGGGAGCGGTACACGGACGACGAGGGCGAGGAACGGACGCGCTTCGGCGTCGCCGTCACGACGCGGCTGCCGGGCGTCGGGACGCTGTGCCCGTTCGCCAGCGAGCACGGCGCGGTCGCGACACAGAGCCTCGTCAACGTCGACCTCGGCCGGAAGGGGATCGAGTATCTCGACGACGGGCTTGCGGTCGACGACGCGCTGCAGTCGCTGCTGAACGCCGACGACGGCGCGCCCCAGCGCCAGCTTCACGGCGTCGGCGCGGACGGGACGTTCGCGTTCTCCGGCGAGGAGTGCAACGGCTGGTTCGGCCACGTCGAGGGCGACGGCTACACGGTCGCGGGCAACCTGCTCACCGGCGAGAAAGTCGTCGACGCGACGGCGGCGGCGTACGAGGCGAGCGCGCCGGGAGACGGCGAGAACGCCGACGCGCCCCTCGCCGAGCGCCTGATCGACGCGCTGGCCGCGGGCCACGCCGAGGGCGGCGACAAGCGCGAGGAACTCCACGTCCAGAGCGCGGCCCTGCTCGTCGAGTCCACCGAGGACCCGCCGGTCGACCCGTACTACAACGACCTGCGGGTCGACGCCACGGAGACGCCGGTGGCGGACCTCCGGGAGACGTACGAACACGCCGTCGAGGGGTACGAGATGGCGATGGAGCGCTACGAGGACGCGTACGACGAGGACAGCATGGACGAGGCGGAGTAG
- a CDS encoding RNA-binding protein, with protein sequence MQVKSRHHLRSDEIDEIEDHVAAQLDVAVDGDAYELVEFEDSDDELVLVDGEPAVLYVDEEPFLTVRGANEYPPENRVVTVDAGAVSFVSDGADVMRPGIVKADADIGSGDLVAIAEESHGKVLAIGRAKTDGDDMVGDSGKVVESIHHVGDDLYEFTA encoded by the coding sequence ATGCAGGTCAAGTCCCGGCACCACCTCCGGAGCGACGAGATCGACGAGATCGAGGACCACGTCGCCGCCCAGCTGGACGTCGCGGTCGACGGCGACGCGTACGAACTCGTCGAGTTCGAGGACAGCGACGACGAGCTCGTCCTCGTCGACGGCGAGCCGGCCGTGCTGTACGTCGACGAGGAGCCGTTTCTCACGGTGCGGGGCGCAAACGAGTACCCGCCGGAGAACCGCGTCGTCACCGTCGACGCGGGCGCGGTCTCCTTCGTCAGCGACGGCGCGGACGTAATGCGCCCCGGCATCGTCAAGGCCGACGCGGACATCGGGAGCGGCGACCTCGTGGCGATCGCCGAGGAGTCCCACGGCAAGGTGCTCGCCATCGGCCGCGCGAAAACCGACGGCGACGACATGGTCGGCGACAGCGGCAAGGTCGTCGAGTCGATCCACCACGTCGGCGACGACCTCTACGAGTTCACGGCCTGA
- a CDS encoding DUF7562 family protein: MWSSRKDRDEMETCIACGDSVRRSDAREYDKHGDRWEREGKEFEYLCKPCYRDLCHQPRDELEELLIDVEAGERDREAFLQWYSATVEDRYGELEEEQ; encoded by the coding sequence ATGTGGTCCTCCCGGAAAGACCGGGACGAGATGGAGACCTGCATCGCCTGCGGGGACTCCGTCCGTCGGTCCGACGCGCGGGAATACGACAAGCACGGCGACCGGTGGGAGCGCGAGGGCAAGGAGTTCGAGTACCTCTGCAAGCCCTGTTACCGCGACCTCTGTCACCAGCCGCGGGACGAACTGGAGGAGCTCCTGATCGACGTCGAGGCCGGCGAGCGCGACCGGGAGGCGTTTCTGCAGTGGTACAGCGCGACCGTCGAGGATCGGTACGGCGAGCTAGAGGAGGAGCAGTAG
- a CDS encoding RNB domain-containing ribonuclease, translating to MSDSQAEAGTAEAQGPVEIDEEMARHLENKREELFEKFEIPDGFPPEVLEEAEERTEGITQEIREEVDEREDLREMTTWTVDPIDAQDFDDAISVEERDDEFVLWVHIADVTHYVNPDTAMWDEAVERGNTVYLPGYTVHMLPPVLAETVCSLVPNEDRLAHTVEMHLDKETLSYETIDIYKSVIESDERLTYTQAEDRLDDPDSHLHDEISLVFELADRMHEQRKEDGSLVLNPRRDRAHTIIEECMLKANKAVTHELMWDRGVEAMYRVHPQPSPGEWDEALREIQDLNGVSVPGEAWDDPRKAVNATLEEAPDRQLDKIQWAVMKVMPRAKYMNDPFGGHHALNFEIYGHFTSPIRRLSDLINHWIVYTNDVPEDLVALCDRASDRQKEAESCEREYKDFLQEVGLDPDAVNSRGIEVVDDE from the coding sequence ATGAGCGACTCGCAAGCCGAGGCGGGCACCGCCGAGGCGCAGGGACCCGTCGAGATCGACGAGGAGATGGCCCGCCACCTGGAGAACAAGCGGGAGGAACTCTTCGAGAAGTTCGAGATCCCCGACGGCTTCCCCCCGGAAGTGCTCGAGGAAGCGGAGGAACGCACCGAAGGGATCACCCAGGAGATCCGGGAGGAGGTCGACGAGCGCGAGGACCTCCGGGAGATGACGACGTGGACGGTCGACCCGATCGACGCGCAGGACTTCGACGACGCCATCAGCGTCGAGGAGCGGGACGACGAGTTCGTGCTGTGGGTCCACATCGCCGACGTGACCCACTACGTCAACCCCGACACCGCGATGTGGGACGAGGCCGTCGAGCGCGGCAACACCGTCTATCTGCCCGGCTACACCGTCCACATGCTCCCGCCGGTGCTGGCCGAGACGGTCTGCTCGCTCGTGCCCAACGAGGACCGCCTGGCCCACACCGTCGAAATGCACCTCGACAAGGAGACGCTCTCCTACGAGACGATCGATATCTACAAGTCCGTCATCGAGAGCGACGAGCGGCTCACCTACACGCAGGCCGAGGACCGGCTCGACGACCCCGACTCGCACCTCCACGACGAGATCTCGCTCGTCTTCGAGCTCGCCGACCGGATGCACGAGCAGCGCAAGGAGGACGGGAGCCTCGTGCTCAACCCCCGGCGGGACCGCGCCCACACCATCATCGAGGAGTGCATGCTGAAGGCGAACAAGGCCGTCACGCACGAGCTGATGTGGGACCGCGGCGTCGAGGCGATGTACCGCGTCCACCCACAGCCCAGCCCCGGCGAGTGGGACGAGGCGCTCCGGGAGATCCAGGACTTGAACGGCGTCTCCGTCCCGGGCGAGGCGTGGGACGACCCGCGGAAGGCCGTTAACGCGACGCTGGAGGAGGCCCCCGACCGCCAGCTCGACAAGATCCAGTGGGCCGTGATGAAGGTGATGCCACGCGCGAAGTACATGAACGACCCGTTCGGCGGCCACCACGCGCTGAACTTCGAGATCTACGGCCACTTCACCAGCCCCATCCGCCGGCTCTCGGACCTGATCAACCACTGGATCGTCTACACCAACGACGTGCCCGAGGACCTCGTCGCGCTCTGTGACCGGGCCTCCGACCGGCAGAAGGAGGCCGAGTCCTGCGAGCGCGAGTACAAGGACTTCCTCCAGGAGGTCGGCCTCGACCCCGACGCGGTCAACAGCCGCGGGATCGAGGTCGTCGACGACGAGTAG
- a CDS encoding sulfatase yields the protein MGGGTNVVLVVADTTRYDDALRPDVAPTITDLRETGATYANAVAPAPWTLPSHGSLFTGQYPSKHGAHAGHERLDEGPPTLPELFRAAGYDTAGVSGNTWISREGGFARGFDEFHQTWQYVQADTAMGELVEVTEESRLRAVGRKLFDGNPLANAANAVYRTLVRDRGDEGAARATAWVEDWLADRERDDPFFLFANYLEPHLEYRPPKHLAERFLPDGMSYEAAMDVPQEPWEYLAGTVELTDRDFAALRALYRAEIAYLDEHLARLRRALVAAGEWDDTVFVLVGDHGENFGEHGLMDHQYCLYDTLLHVPLVVAGGAFDGRGEVDRLVSLVDVPATLLDAGGVDAPAARTEFQGRSFHPGSDADPHEHVFAEYLEPQPSMAALEEHVDDLPPHVYEYDRSLRAVRTADHKLIRGSDGSRELYHVADDPGEENDLTRSHPEQAERLEAVVDEWLASFDAADTDEAVDIDGARQQQLEQLGYLQ from the coding sequence ATGGGTGGGGGGACGAACGTGGTGCTCGTCGTCGCGGACACGACGCGGTACGACGACGCACTGCGACCGGACGTGGCACCGACGATAACCGACCTGCGGGAGACGGGGGCGACGTACGCGAACGCGGTCGCGCCAGCACCGTGGACGCTCCCGTCTCATGGATCGCTGTTCACCGGACAGTACCCGTCGAAACACGGCGCACACGCCGGTCACGAGCGACTGGACGAGGGCCCGCCGACGCTGCCGGAACTGTTCCGGGCGGCAGGGTACGACACCGCCGGGGTGTCGGGCAACACGTGGATCAGCCGCGAGGGCGGGTTCGCCCGCGGCTTCGACGAGTTCCACCAGACCTGGCAGTACGTCCAGGCCGACACCGCGATGGGTGAACTCGTCGAAGTGACCGAGGAGAGCCGACTCCGCGCGGTGGGCCGGAAGCTCTTCGACGGCAACCCGCTGGCGAACGCGGCCAACGCGGTTTACCGGACGCTGGTTCGCGACCGGGGCGACGAGGGGGCAGCGCGGGCGACGGCGTGGGTCGAGGACTGGCTCGCCGACCGGGAGCGCGACGACCCGTTTTTCCTCTTCGCCAACTACCTCGAACCGCATCTGGAGTACCGGCCGCCGAAGCATCTCGCCGAGCGCTTCCTCCCGGACGGGATGAGCTACGAGGCGGCGATGGACGTGCCCCAGGAGCCGTGGGAGTACCTCGCCGGCACCGTCGAACTGACCGACCGCGATTTCGCGGCGCTCCGCGCGCTGTACCGCGCCGAGATCGCCTACCTCGACGAGCACCTCGCGCGGCTCAGGCGGGCGCTCGTCGCGGCGGGCGAGTGGGACGACACCGTGTTCGTCCTCGTCGGCGACCACGGCGAGAACTTCGGCGAGCACGGGCTGATGGACCACCAGTACTGCCTGTACGACACGCTGCTCCACGTCCCACTCGTCGTCGCCGGCGGCGCGTTCGACGGCCGCGGCGAGGTCGACCGCCTCGTCAGCCTCGTCGACGTGCCGGCGACGTTGCTCGACGCCGGCGGGGTCGACGCACCGGCGGCCCGTACCGAGTTCCAGGGACGGTCGTTCCACCCCGGTTCGGACGCCGACCCCCACGAGCACGTGTTCGCCGAGTACCTCGAACCGCAGCCGTCGATGGCGGCGCTGGAGGAGCACGTCGACGACCTGCCGCCGCACGTGTACGAGTACGACCGCTCGCTCCGGGCCGTCCGCACGGCCGACCACAAGCTGATCCGCGGATCCGACGGCTCCCGGGAGCTGTACCACGTCGCGGACGACCCCGGCGAGGAGAACGACCTGACGCGGTCGCACCCGGAGCAGGCCGAGCGGCTCGAAGCCGTCGTGGACGAGTGGCTCGCCTCGTTCGACGCGGCCGACACGGACGAAGCAGTCGACATCGACGGCGCGCGGCAGCAACAGCTCGAACAGCTCGGCTACCTGCAGTAG
- a CDS encoding DUF1450 domain-containing protein has product MIEYCLRNVDGAARERLRRRDDTRERVCLDRCGRCYAGPFLVVDGRVETAESHRALLDAVDRP; this is encoded by the coding sequence GTGATCGAGTACTGCCTCCGCAACGTGGACGGCGCGGCCCGCGAGCGACTCCGTCGCAGGGACGACACCCGGGAACGGGTCTGCCTCGACCGCTGTGGCCGATGCTACGCCGGGCCATTCCTCGTCGTCGACGGCCGCGTCGAGACCGCCGAGTCACACCGTGCGCTCCTCGACGCGGTCGATCGGCCATGA
- a CDS encoding sulfatase-like hydrolase/transferase: protein MNVLLLSIDSLRRDFLTAYRDDPRCLDHAVETDNIDRFAERAATFETHYAGSLPCMPARREWLTGTREFLWRPWGPTEAFDETIPELARREGVLTHLITDHYHYFQHGSGGYYEDFNGFDFLRGHEYDAWRTAPREPDDRLVAQSLDREIDDLRDVGYVNRAAYPRNAAALGLDDPDADESEFFGPRVLSRTAEWLGDHGDWDDWFCYVDSFDVHEPFHCPEPYASMYTDEDPTDPELPFWPYYGPVDEGQSELSERELEFVRAQFAGKVTMVDRWFGRVLDALDDGDLWNETMVVVTSDHGFFLGDHGWVGKNEPPCYDVLARTPLFVWHPESERNGDRIESLTSAVDIYPTVLDALDAPVPDGTHGRTLRPLLAGDADEGRDSALYGYWGSAVNVTDGRHTYLHPCDPSVDADCFSTGMLNARGFPLPRDPKTDADAGQFLPYTDSPVWRYAAPSFSQTDEPLLFDTREDPGQTTNLADDGGGPAAVDRMRGLLVDALDDLGAPDSQYARLGLD, encoded by the coding sequence ATGAACGTCCTCCTGCTGTCGATCGACAGCCTGCGCCGGGACTTCCTCACGGCGTACCGCGACGACCCCCGGTGTCTGGACCACGCCGTCGAGACGGACAACATCGATCGCTTCGCCGAGCGTGCGGCGACGTTCGAGACCCACTACGCCGGAAGTCTCCCCTGTATGCCGGCCCGCCGGGAGTGGCTGACGGGGACCCGGGAGTTCCTCTGGCGGCCGTGGGGGCCGACCGAGGCGTTCGACGAGACGATCCCGGAACTGGCCCGGCGCGAGGGCGTTCTCACGCACCTGATCACCGACCACTACCACTACTTCCAGCACGGGAGCGGCGGCTACTACGAGGACTTCAACGGCTTCGATTTCCTCCGGGGCCACGAGTACGACGCCTGGCGCACCGCGCCGCGGGAGCCGGACGACCGCCTCGTCGCCCAGTCGCTGGACCGCGAAATCGACGACCTGCGCGACGTTGGCTACGTCAACCGGGCCGCCTACCCCCGGAACGCCGCGGCGCTGGGACTGGACGACCCCGACGCCGACGAGTCGGAGTTCTTCGGGCCGCGCGTACTCTCCCGGACCGCAGAGTGGCTCGGCGACCACGGCGACTGGGACGACTGGTTCTGCTACGTCGACAGCTTCGACGTCCACGAGCCGTTCCACTGCCCCGAGCCGTACGCCTCCATGTACACCGACGAGGACCCCACGGATCCGGAGCTCCCGTTCTGGCCCTACTACGGCCCCGTCGACGAAGGGCAGAGCGAGCTGTCCGAGCGCGAACTGGAGTTCGTCCGTGCGCAGTTCGCCGGAAAGGTGACGATGGTCGACCGCTGGTTCGGCCGCGTGCTCGACGCGCTGGACGACGGCGACCTGTGGAACGAGACGATGGTCGTCGTCACCAGCGACCACGGCTTCTTCCTCGGCGACCACGGCTGGGTCGGCAAGAACGAACCGCCCTGCTACGACGTGCTCGCCCGAACGCCGCTGTTCGTCTGGCATCCCGAGAGCGAGCGCAACGGCGACCGGATCGAGTCGCTCACGTCCGCCGTGGACATCTACCCGACCGTGCTGGACGCCCTCGACGCCCCGGTCCCGGACGGGACCCACGGTCGGACCCTCCGCCCGTTGCTCGCCGGCGACGCCGACGAGGGGCGCGACAGCGCGCTGTACGGCTACTGGGGCTCGGCGGTCAACGTCACCGACGGCCGGCACACCTACCTCCACCCCTGCGACCCCTCCGTCGACGCCGACTGCTTCTCGACCGGCATGCTGAACGCCCGCGGCTTCCCGCTGCCGCGCGACCCGAAGACCGACGCCGACGCCGGACAGTTCCTCCCGTACACGGACTCGCCGGTGTGGCGATACGCCGCGCCGTCGTTCTCCCAGACCGACGAGCCGCTGCTGTTCGACACTCGCGAGGACCCCGGACAGACGACGAACCTCGCGGACGACGGCGGCGGCCCCGCGGCTGTCGACCGAATGCGCGGCCTGCTCGTCGACGCGCTGGACGACCTCGGAGCGCCCGACAGCCAGTACGCACGACTCGGACTGGACTGA
- a CDS encoding type 1 glutamine amidotransferase, which yields MESPTLYVVRNEVDADCEYHCDALVSHFPDAEAVDFAAGERFEPADADAVVLTGSTAGVYEAGDRPWIDDQAALVRELVDLSVPTLGVCFGHQIANAALGGTVERVGTTARLVEADLDEDPLFEAVESVVPAVHGDAVTEPGEGMEVIASAPHADAFGTRHRNAPLWTVQFHPEFGAEHRDRLVDDFGWERTALSFADATTDRVFENFRALATEAAAGSV from the coding sequence ATGGAGTCGCCGACGCTGTACGTCGTCCGCAACGAGGTCGACGCCGACTGCGAGTATCACTGCGACGCGCTCGTCTCGCATTTTCCGGACGCCGAGGCGGTTGACTTCGCGGCGGGCGAGCGGTTCGAGCCGGCTGACGCGGACGCCGTCGTGCTCACCGGCAGCACGGCCGGCGTGTACGAGGCCGGCGACCGGCCGTGGATCGACGACCAGGCGGCGCTGGTCCGCGAACTCGTCGACCTGTCCGTCCCGACGCTCGGCGTCTGCTTCGGCCACCAGATCGCAAACGCGGCGCTCGGCGGCACCGTCGAGCGGGTCGGAACGACGGCCCGCCTCGTCGAGGCCGACCTGGACGAGGACCCACTGTTCGAGGCTGTCGAGTCGGTCGTGCCGGCGGTCCACGGCGACGCCGTCACGGAACCGGGCGAGGGGATGGAAGTGATCGCGTCGGCTCCCCACGCCGACGCGTTCGGGACGCGACACCGGAACGCGCCGCTGTGGACGGTCCAGTTCCACCCCGAGTTCGGGGCCGAGCACCGCGACCGGCTGGTCGACGATTTCGGGTGGGAGCGGACCGCGCTGTCGTTCGCGGACGCGACCACGGACCGGGTGTTCGAGAACTTCCGGGCGCTCGCCACGGAAGCGGCGGCCGGATCGGTCTGA
- a CDS encoding rhomboid family intramembrane serine protease: MRKPLAKSPTVDLLLVFVAVFLAQRLVETFVPTAVGLFALAPPLDVRPWTVVTSVYAHDDLSHLFANSVALVFVGLPLERTTTPFRFHLFFLGSGATAGVVQVLTKSLVAEPVPVLGASGAVFAMLGYVLTGNRLASGLLARIDPSPGVQLAGFAGLAAVVTVATGSPGVALIAHFTGFLIGLVAGRLGVLDAPPVAGRRRENTTYK, translated from the coding sequence ATGCGGAAGCCCCTCGCGAAGAGTCCCACCGTCGACCTCCTGCTCGTCTTCGTCGCCGTCTTTCTCGCCCAGCGACTGGTCGAGACGTTCGTTCCGACTGCCGTCGGGCTGTTCGCGCTCGCGCCGCCGCTCGATGTCCGCCCCTGGACCGTCGTCACCAGCGTGTACGCCCACGACGACCTCTCGCACCTGTTCGCCAACAGCGTCGCGCTCGTCTTCGTCGGCCTCCCCCTCGAACGGACGACCACCCCGTTTCGCTTCCACCTCTTTTTCCTCGGGAGCGGCGCGACAGCCGGCGTCGTGCAGGTCCTCACGAAGAGCCTGGTCGCCGAGCCGGTACCCGTACTCGGCGCAAGCGGCGCGGTCTTCGCCATGCTCGGCTACGTCCTGACCGGAAACCGACTCGCCAGCGGCCTGCTGGCGCGGATCGACCCCAGCCCGGGCGTGCAACTGGCCGGGTTCGCCGGCCTCGCGGCGGTCGTTACGGTCGCCACTGGATCCCCGGGAGTCGCCCTCATCGCCCACTTCACCGGCTTCCTGATCGGACTCGTCGCCGGCCGGCTCGGCGTTCTCGACGCCCCGCCCGTCGCCGGACGCCGCCGGGAAAACACAACCTACAAATAA
- the rpsJ gene encoding 30S ribosomal protein S10: MQQARVRLAGTNPEDLDDITADVREIANKTGVSMSGPIPLPTKTLEIPTRKSPDGEGTATWEHWEMRVHKRLIDLDADERALRQLMRIQVPNDVSIEIVLED, encoded by the coding sequence ATGCAGCAGGCACGCGTCCGCCTCGCGGGCACGAACCCCGAGGACCTGGACGACATCACCGCCGACGTCCGGGAGATCGCGAACAAGACCGGCGTCTCGATGTCCGGTCCGATCCCGCTCCCGACGAAGACGCTGGAGATCCCGACCCGCAAGTCCCCCGACGGCGAGGGGACCGCGACGTGGGAGCACTGGGAGATGCGCGTTCACAAGCGCCTGATCGATCTGGACGCGGACGAACGCGCGCTCCGCCAGCTCATGCGCATCCAGGTGCCGAACGACGTCAGCATCGAGATCGTTCTCGAGGACTGA
- the tuf gene encoding translation elongation factor EF-1 subunit alpha, whose protein sequence is MSEDKPHQNLAIIGHVDHGKSTLVGRLLYETGSVPEHVIEQHKEEAEQKGKGGFEFAYVMDNLAEERERGVTIDIAHQEFDTDEYYFTIVDCPGHRDFVKNMITGASQADNAVLVVAADDGVAPQTQEHVFLARTLGINELIVGVNKMDLVDYGEDEYKQVVSEVQDLLKQVQFNTEDASFIPISAFEGDNIAEESENTDWYDGEILLEALNGLEEPEPPTDAPLRLPIQDVYTIDGIGTVPVGRVETGMLNIGDNVSFQPSDEGGEVKTIEMHHEEVPEAGPGDNVGFNVRGIGKDDIRRGDVCGPADDPPSVAETFQAQVIVMQHPSVITAGYTPVFHAHTAQVACTIESIDKKMDPSSGEVAEENPDFIQSGDAAIVTVRPQKPLSIESSQEIPELGSFAIRDMGQTIAAGKVLSVNES, encoded by the coding sequence ATGAGCGAAGACAAACCCCACCAGAACCTGGCCATTATCGGCCACGTCGACCACGGCAAGAGCACACTCGTAGGGCGACTCCTCTACGAGACGGGAAGCGTTCCCGAGCACGTCATCGAGCAGCACAAGGAAGAGGCCGAGCAGAAGGGCAAGGGCGGCTTCGAGTTCGCCTACGTGATGGACAACCTCGCCGAGGAGCGCGAGCGCGGCGTCACCATCGACATCGCCCACCAGGAGTTCGACACCGACGAGTACTACTTCACCATCGTCGACTGTCCGGGCCACCGTGACTTCGTGAAGAACATGATCACGGGCGCGTCCCAGGCCGACAACGCCGTCCTCGTCGTCGCCGCGGACGACGGCGTCGCGCCCCAGACCCAGGAACACGTGTTCCTGGCCCGCACGCTCGGCATCAACGAGCTCATCGTGGGCGTCAACAAGATGGACCTCGTCGACTACGGCGAGGACGAGTACAAGCAGGTCGTCTCCGAGGTGCAGGACCTCCTCAAGCAGGTCCAGTTCAACACCGAGGACGCCAGCTTCATCCCGATCTCCGCCTTCGAGGGCGACAACATCGCCGAGGAGAGCGAGAACACGGACTGGTACGACGGCGAGATCCTGCTGGAGGCCCTCAACGGCCTCGAGGAGCCGGAGCCGCCGACGGACGCGCCGCTCCGCCTCCCGATCCAGGACGTCTACACCATCGACGGGATCGGCACGGTCCCGGTCGGCCGCGTCGAGACCGGCATGCTCAACATCGGCGACAACGTCTCCTTCCAGCCCAGCGACGAGGGCGGCGAGGTCAAGACGATCGAGATGCACCACGAGGAGGTGCCCGAGGCCGGCCCCGGCGACAACGTCGGGTTCAACGTCCGCGGCATCGGCAAGGACGACATCCGCCGCGGCGACGTCTGTGGCCCCGCCGACGACCCGCCGTCGGTCGCCGAGACGTTCCAGGCCCAGGTCATCGTCATGCAGCACCCGAGCGTGATCACGGCCGGCTACACGCCGGTGTTCCACGCCCACACCGCGCAGGTCGCCTGTACGATCGAGTCCATCGACAAGAAGATGGACCCGTCGTCCGGCGAGGTCGCCGAGGAGAACCCCGACTTCATCCAGAGCGGCGACGCCGCCATCGTCACGGTGCGCCCGCAGAAGCCGCTCAGCATCGAGTCGTCCCAGGAGATCCCGGAGCTCGGCTCCTTCGCCATCCGCGACATGGGTCAGACCATCGCCGCCGGCAAGGTCCTGAGCGTCAACGAGAGCTAA